DNA from Ruficoccus amylovorans:
GCATCAACGCAGACGGCGACTACAGCAGGGTGTACTACGCCTCTGGTGGGTGCGACATGGTACGCCAGACGATGAAAGCCTGGGAAAGCATACTTCCTCCAGGGGATTTCTTGCGCATTCACCGCGCTCATATTATTAATATCGGGCACGTGACAACGACCTCCCAATCCGAAGGAGAATTTGCCGTCACTCTTCGTGGTGACTATCCACGCTGCACCGTCAGCCGACGACGGGTGAAGGAAGTCCTCAACCAGTTGCCTGATCAAGCGACGGATTAAGCCGAAATACTCTCCGTGCGCAGTCGTTGGTTCAGCTCAATGCAAGAGACACTTGGTAATGATGATGCTCACGGGTTCGTCGTAGTCCGAGGCGGCGGGAGAGTGTGTGCATGGCCCGGCCACGATGAAGGTTTGTCGTCAAAGTGAATTGGTCGAAGGGAACGAGCGGCTGATCCACTGCGACCAGGCGGCGTAAGAGAAGTGTGGTGGCAAGAGGCCAGCGTTCAGGATGGCCGGGATGACCGGTGATGAATTCCAAAGTCGCGGTACGGGCCTGCTGAGTCGCCACCAGCAAACCTCCTATGCCCTCGGCATTTTCCGCCACCCCGGAAAGTTCCGGGCGGTAATGTCGGCGCATAGCATCGAAGTGTCCGCGGTTGAAGTATTGCGCCCGCAGCCCCCATTCCTCGACCCGTTGCCAGTCGTCGGGACGCAGCGGGCGTACCCGCCATCCCTTGTCCGTCGCCACCTTGACCACTGGATCGTACCTGCGAAGCCGCTCGCGCAAGTGCACGCAATCGCCAAGCCAGTCCTCATCGGTCCAGTGCTCGACACTCTCAGCATAGTACCGAAAAACACCTTCCCATGAAGCAGCCTCGGGAGCGGTAGCAATGATCTCTTTGATCCCGGCGGCGTCCATTTCGGCCACAAGCGGCTGCAAGAGGGCCACTGCCTGTTTTTTTTCCAAATAACGGGGAGTAAACCGAAGCAGCAGCCAAGCCGAGGTCTTCCCCTCCACACATTTCCACGAAGCCGCCGCGATGAATCGGCCCGGAGAGCCAGTCGCCTCCCAAACCCGCGGACGCCAGCCGGGCTCAAGCTGCCCGGGAGCCTGAAGCATGGCCTGTAGGCGTTTCCACTCGTGAAGACTGGGAGAACGATAGATGACCTCTTCCCCGTGCAGCAGGTTCTCGATTCTCTCTGTAAGATCCGGAACCATCCCTTGTACCCGCTGCCCCTGCCTCGGAATCACCGGGATGTACTCGGGCTTTAGCCGCTCCCTCTCCGATGCCCGAAGGCGGGCGGCGGATGCCTCGCGCAATGTGTGCTCGTCTTCCTCAGGCGCAACGGAGTCAGGCCACACCAGTTCATCGACACGACGGGGGTGAAGCTGTTCGACGGCGGTGCGGACTTCCGGCCAGGCTGGCGCAAGGCGATGAGCCTCGACCAATGCGCTCCAGCATTCCTCACTCCGCTGCTGCCCGTGAAGCGACCGCGCCAACAGCAGATGTGCATGCCCGAGGCGGGGATTGCCGGCCAGGACATGGCGGGAAGCCTCTTCGGCATCCTCATAGCGATGAAAGTGCAGATAACAGCGGGCCAGGCCGAGCCAGACGTCGTTGGCGGGGCGCACCATGAGTTCCCCGCTGAGCAACTCCGCAGCCTCGTCCCACCTGTCCGTCGCCCTCAGGGCCCGAGCGAGGGATGAGACAAGGATGGGCGGCAACAGACCCGCCTGCTGCGGAATGGGGATGAGCCCCAACAACTCTTCGTGACGTCGCATCAGGCCGGCAATCAGGGCACGCCGCCAGCACGTCCGGGGCTCTTCGTCCCGCTCATGATCACGAAGAACCTCAACCGTTTCCTCCGCCAACCTGCCCAGTCCCAACCGGGCTTGGCAACAAGCCAGCCAGAAGGCGTAACGGGTTGATTCGGGATGCTGCCAAAGGGCATGCTCCAGAAATGGCAAAGCCTGCTGATGACGTCCGGCTTCATACAAATCCACCCCGAGGTTGAAGCAATACGGCACGTCCTGCGGCAGCGACGGAAGAGAGCTGGCCGAAGGTACCTGGCCGCCGCTCATGCGTTTACTCCACGACGGAATTGATGGCGACGGCTCTGAGCCAGCGAACAATTCTGTCAAAACATGGCCATCCTGATCCGCGCTGGCCGGAAGCCCCAGGCTGTGAAGCACGGTCGGCGCGATATCGAGCAGACTGAGCGTGCCGAGCTGCACGCCTTCGCGCAAGCCCGGTCCGGATGCGGCGAACAGTCCGAAGCCCGCCGGGCGCAGCGGGTGTGCGTTTGCCCCGGCGGAATCGAGAACGGGACGGCCTCGGGTTGAAACGAGAATCGTACGCACGTCCGCCCCCACCGTATGCAACAAATCCGCCAGCAACAGATCCTGCAAGCGACAGGCTCCCTCGACCACGTCCGCGTAACGTTCGACCGCGGCACGGGGTGCTGTAGAGTTCTCTCCCGCCGAATAGGGTGCAAAATGACGAAGGATATTTTCCAGAAATGGGAAATAGACAACGGCCAGTTCCCAAGGCTCCGTTTCCATCAAACTGACAGCCACGTTGTGGATGGAGTAAAGGTCGGCCAAACACCCGGCCAGAATCCTCGCCAAGGGATCTTCAGCGGCGATCCTCGCGTCCAGCCGGGGGCAGAGCAAGCGCATGATTTTCGGATCAAGGCTCTCCACAGACACCCGCAATCCTTGCAATTCCCCCGCCAGCCCAGCCGGTTGAACATCCGCTTGGTCACCCTGAAAAAAAGACCTGCCGACATACACGCCCTCGACCACCCGAGCGGTGCTGCCATCCGGACCGCCTACCACGAGGGTCGGCCGTCCTTCCGCGCTCAAAATGTCCCAGAGAGTCGGCGTCTGCGGAGCGCCGTTTTTGGACGAGGGAAGCGGGGTATTTTCGCCGACCGCCGGCTCACCCCATACGCCGTGGCGCCAGGCCCGCTGGCCGGTCACAGCGCTGGCGTAAAGCATCGAAGGAGAAAAAGGCGGCAGACTGACCACATTTCCCATCGCCCCCCGTTTGGAAAATGCCTGCATCACCGGCAGGCGACCATCCGCTATCCCGGAAGAAAGCAGCGGCCAGTCGGCCCCTTCCCAGAAGAGCAAGACGGTTTTCACAGGGGCAGCCATGCAAAATAACATGAGCCGGAGCAGAACTCCGGCTCATCGAGTGAAATCTCTCAAAAGCTCCCCCCTCAGGCGGACTTGGCGGCCTTACGGCGACGGCGGGCCGCGAAGGCCGCGGCGGAACCTGCGGCTGCAAGACCAAGCAGCGCGGCGGTCTCGCCGGGCTCGGGCACAGGGGTACCGTCGCCGGCTTTGATAGCAGCGCCCGTGTCGTCATAGGCGAAGCCGTAGAGAGTGAGCGTGTAGTCAAAATCACTGACCTGCTCGACGCTGAAATACGCCCAGCCATAATAAGTTTCACCGCCACTTTCGAATCGATATCCGGCATACCCCGGCGTTCCGGTAACCGTGTCCCAGTTCGCCCCTAAATCCGATAAGTTACCATCATAGTCCGACGTATCGTCAATCAGTGCGCCTTCGGCAAATTGTATAGTGTCAAGATCGTAAGGCGCATTTTCCGTGACAGCGGCCTCATAAGTCCCCTCTGTTATATTGCCATATGTGTAAGGGAAGCCCTTTTCATAGATAGCAAAACTCCAGTCGTATTCCGAGCTCGGGCTGTCCGTAAAGTCTTGGTTAATAAAGTTAAACCAAATACCTCCGTCTGAGAAGTAGCCCCCCGGACCGGTTCCGGTGTAGATGATTTCACCATGAAGTTGGCCCACTCCCACCAAGGCGGGAAGCGTAGCCAGCAGTTTTGTGGATCTCGGCAGCGGTGTGTTTTTCATAGCTTATTTGGTCGATTTCAGGGAGGGATACAGGTGAGGCATATGCCTCATGTCTGGGATGCTATGATTATACCGTGATACCACAAGAAAAATCTGCAGAAATGATACGTTTTCCTAACCCCTAAAAAGAGCCCCGCTTTACACCGCCTCTGGGCAACACGTTTCGACCCTGAAAAGGACGAACATTCCTACGATCCAGACGTTTTCGTTACCAAAATGCGAACTGCATGGTATCGAGTCGATTTGAGGATGTTCTCAAAGTCCTTCAACATGAGGGACTTACTGGAAAAGTGCGAACCGGAACCGGAAGTTCGCAATAAGAAACAAAGTGGCGGAGAGGGAGGGATTCGAACCCCCGGTACCTTGCGGTACACCTGATTTCGAGTCAGGCACAATCGGCCACTCTGCCACCTCTCCAGCGTAAGGGGGTAACCAATAGGGGTATCCGGGCAGGATTCAACATCGAAATACGTATAGGCGCGTGTTTTTGGAAACGGACACAGCTCATTGAGTGAAAACCTCTTGCTCGTTCCCGCTCAAGACACAGTTGCCGGTTGTGAGGTTTGGACAGAATCATTCAAATCCATCGGTCTTTAATTACTTGACAGACCCACCCATTAATGAAATTTATATTTGAATAATAAAACATAGATGCCGGGATATCGAGGCTGGTCATCCGTGTGGCTCGCTCGCGATCCACTAGATACTTCAAGCATAAATACCCGGATATTTGAGTGAGGCAAAAAACATTTGCCAGCAAGCTAGGTAATTGCCATCTAGGGTTTTAGCAATATCGCATTTTCTTTTGACTGCTGACTATGAAAAAACTGTGTGCTGCCTTCGTAACCCTGCTGCTCGCTCTCCCCGCTTTTGGCCAACAAGCCACCATCGTGAATGGCAAGGCCGCTTCCATGGACAACTTCTCCTTCAAATGGGAGAATGACACCTTTGCCGGGACCGACAAATGGTACACGAACGGGCTGGAGTTCAATTGGACGCTTGCCGATGTACGCACTTGGGACACCCCCACCGACAGCGAAGCCTGGGCTCAGGGCAATTTCTCCTCCAAGCTGCCGGACTGGGCGCAGTTTCTGGTCTCCACCCTGCCCTTTTCCGAGGATTACGACAACAACCAGTACCGGGTAGGCTTCAGTTTCGGCCAGAACATGTACACCCCGGCGAACATCCGCATCGCCGCCCCCCAGCCCAATGATCGCCCGTGGGCAGGCTGGCTTTATCTGGCTCCCTCTTTCATTGTCCA
Protein-coding regions in this window:
- a CDS encoding LytTR family DNA-binding domain-containing protein, which encodes INADGDYSRVYYASGGCDMVRQTMKAWESILPPGDFLRIHRAHIINIGHVTTTSQSEGEFAVTLRGDYPRCTVSRRRVKEVLNQLPDQATD
- a CDS encoding PEP-CTERM sorting domain-containing protein (PEP-CTERM proteins occur, often in large numbers, in the proteomes of bacteria that also encode an exosortase, a predicted intramembrane cysteine proteinase. The presence of a PEP-CTERM domain at a protein's C-terminus predicts cleavage within the sorting domain, followed by covalent anchoring to some some component of the (usually Gram-negative) cell surface. Many PEP-CTERM proteins exhibit an unusual sequence composition that includes large numbers of potential glycosylation sites. Expression of one such protein has been shown restore the ability of a bacterium to form floc, a type of biofilm.); this translates as MKNTPLPRSTKLLATLPALVGVGQLHGEIIYTGTGPGGYFSDGGIWFNFINQDFTDSPSSEYDWSFAIYEKGFPYTYGNITEGTYEAAVTENAPYDLDTIQFAEGALIDDTSDYDGNLSDLGANWDTVTGTPGYAGYRFESGGETYYGWAYFSVEQVSDFDYTLTLYGFAYDDTGAAIKAGDGTPVPEPGETAALLGLAAAGSAAAFAARRRRKAAKSA